The segment GGTATTACAATTACGTCTGCTGCAACAACTTGTACTTGGGTTTTTCCTAAGGAAAATGCTGAGCCTACTCCAGATGCAAAAGATTACCACTTCAATATTATTGACACACCGGGTCACGTTGATTTTACAGTAGAAGTAAATCGGTCATTACGTGTACTTGATGGTTTAGTGTTCTTATTTAGTGCAGTAGATGGTGTTGAGCCACAATCTGAAACTAACTGGAGATTAGCAGATAACTATAAAGTGCCTCGTATTGGTTTCGTTAATAAAATGGACCGTCAAGGATCTGACTTTTTAGGTGTTTGTCAACAAGTAAAAGATATGTTAAAATCTAATGCGGTGCCAATCGTTTTAAATATTGGTGACGAAGAAGATTTTAAAGGGATTATTGATTTAGTAAAGAATAGAGCTATCGTTTGGCATGATGAAACACAAGGGGCGACTTTTGATGTGATTGAAATTCCAGAAGAGCTTAAAGCTGAAGCAAAAAAATACAGAGCATTACTTATTGAAGAAGTAGCTGGTTACGATGAGAACTTACTAGAGAAGTTCATGGAAGATGAAGATTCAATAACAGAAGATGAAGTGCATGCTGCGCTTAGAGCTGCTGTTATGGATATGGCTATTATTCCTATGATTTGTGGTTCTGCATTTAAGAATAAAGGTGTGCAGTTCTTGTTAGATGCTGTATGTCGTTACTTGCCTTCTCCAATGGATAAGGAAGGTATCGTAGGTATGAATCCAGATACAGAGAAAGAAGAATTGCGTAAGCCTGATGTAAAGGAACCTTTTGCTGCATTAGCGTTTAAGATTGCTACAGACCCTTTTGTTGGTCGTTTGGCATTTTTCCGTGCTTATTCTGGTCGTTTAGATGCAGGTTCTTATGTGTTAAACAATCGTTCCGGTAAAAAAGAACGTATTTCACGTATCTATCAAATGCACGCTAATAAGCAAAATGCAATCGATTTTATAGAAGCTGGAGATATTGGAGCTGCTGTTGGATTTAAATCTATCAAAACAGGAGATACACTTTCAGATGAAAAACATCCGATCGTTTTAGAATCGATGGACTTCCCTGATCCAGTTATTGGTATTGCGGTTGAGCCTAAGACTAAGGCAGATGTTGATAAATTGGGTATTGGTTTAGCTAAATTAGCTGAAGAAGATCCAACATTTACAGTGCGTTCAGACGAGGCTTCAGGACAGACTATTATTTCTGGAATGGGTGAGTTGCACTTAGATGTAATTGTAGATCGTTTAAAACGTGAATTCAAAGTTGAGGTTAATCAAGGTCAACCTCAGGTTGAATACAAGGAAGCTATTACAGCTGCGGCAGATCACAGAGAAGTTTATAAGAAACAATCTGGTGGTCGTGGTAAATTTGCTGATATTGTATTTACTGTAGAACCGGCAGATGAAGGAGTTGTAGGATTACAATTCGAGTCTGTAATAAAAGGTGGTAACGTTCCTAAAGAATTTATTCCTTCAATAGAAAAAGGATTCAAAATGGCAATGGTTAATGGACCATTAGCTGGTTATGAAATTGATTCGATGAAGGTGACATTGAAAGATGGGTCTTACCATGATGTGGATTCTGATCAATTGTCTTTCGAGTTAGCAGCTAAGTTAGGATTTAAGAATTCTGCCAAAGCAGCTAAAGCAGTGATCATGGAGCCAATCATGAAACTTGAAGTTATTACTCCAGAAGAAAACATGGGTGATATTGTTGGTGACTTAAACCGTCGTCGTGGTCAAGTAAGTGATATGGGGGATAGAGCTGGTGCAAAAACTGTAAAAGCAACTGTGCCATTATCTGAGATGTTCGGTTATGTAACCACGTTAAGAACATTATCTTCAGGTCGTGCAACATCAACAATGGAATTTTCACATTATGCTGAAACTCCTAAAAATATTTCAGAGGAAGTTATAGCAGCAGCAAAAGGCGTAGAAGCTTAAAACTAAAAAGAAAATGAGTCAGAAA is part of the Formosa sp. Hel1_31_208 genome and harbors:
- the fusA gene encoding elongation factor G; the encoded protein is MARDLKYTRNIGIAAHIDAGKTTTTERVLYYTGVSHKIGEVHDGAATMDWMEQEQERGITITSAATTCTWVFPKENAEPTPDAKDYHFNIIDTPGHVDFTVEVNRSLRVLDGLVFLFSAVDGVEPQSETNWRLADNYKVPRIGFVNKMDRQGSDFLGVCQQVKDMLKSNAVPIVLNIGDEEDFKGIIDLVKNRAIVWHDETQGATFDVIEIPEELKAEAKKYRALLIEEVAGYDENLLEKFMEDEDSITEDEVHAALRAAVMDMAIIPMICGSAFKNKGVQFLLDAVCRYLPSPMDKEGIVGMNPDTEKEELRKPDVKEPFAALAFKIATDPFVGRLAFFRAYSGRLDAGSYVLNNRSGKKERISRIYQMHANKQNAIDFIEAGDIGAAVGFKSIKTGDTLSDEKHPIVLESMDFPDPVIGIAVEPKTKADVDKLGIGLAKLAEEDPTFTVRSDEASGQTIISGMGELHLDVIVDRLKREFKVEVNQGQPQVEYKEAITAAADHREVYKKQSGGRGKFADIVFTVEPADEGVVGLQFESVIKGGNVPKEFIPSIEKGFKMAMVNGPLAGYEIDSMKVTLKDGSYHDVDSDQLSFELAAKLGFKNSAKAAKAVIMEPIMKLEVITPEENMGDIVGDLNRRRGQVSDMGDRAGAKTVKATVPLSEMFGYVTTLRTLSSGRATSTMEFSHYAETPKNISEEVIAAAKGVEA